The Pieris napi chromosome 4, ilPieNapi1.2, whole genome shotgun sequence DNA segment ACAGTATGAGTACACAGTTAAAAAAGGGTAAACCTAAAAAAGTTAAACTTAGTACAGTTGATACAGTTGATGATGTTATCACTACTGTTACTGAAGCTGCTAatgattacaatttaattatggctcatttgaaacaaaattcaaCTCTAGAGTCTTGTCATGCGACAAATATTGATGAATGGGTGAAAAATATTTGGAGCAGTCTGAAGGAATCTGCTCtatttgttgttgtttttagTGGTAATACTGCTGAAAATGGAGTTGCTATGATAAgagtgaaaaataaataaagtaaattacttggtcttcaaaattattactatcctTAAATAGTTGTAAGTAATAGACGTGAAATTCAGTCATCACAAACAgcaatgtttaaaaattaatgactaGTTTTTTCTTATCTGTATGAAACTGAAGTAATAATGAATTAACCATACTACAACAATTagacacaaaattattataatgtatgtgCCAAGACTTAttacttaaaagttaaaacattttaaaccttaataaatagaatcttttttaaaactgtatttcaaattaagtatttttttaggttttaggcccaataaattaaaattatattggtaagaaaatatgtatgaagttgaaaaaaaacGTTGCCAATACCCGTATGACGAAACTTTATTTAAGAGATGTGTTATTTGGTAAGCGAGTATATTTGCCCAGTGACAGGGTCCACGGCGAGAGAAGGTGGGAGTTCTGCAGCTATATCCGCTAAAGCCTCCCAACGAGTGGACCGGTTTTCCGACTGAGTTGGACTTTCATGTTCTAAAATGTTCATTACCTCGTCcctaaaacataaataaatcgttCCCTATGAAATAAACTAACTGTAGACACTAGGTTTGAAAACTGTACATTTACTATAAGaacttacattttttatatgtatggtaacaaaagttttaataatataataaaactgctATAGTCTAATAATGTTATGCTGTTAGGTATcctcatttatataaaaaataacttatacaTAGAACCTTTAAAAGTTACCTTAGATTGCTTCtttaatttagataataattgttaacaaatTACCTTAGCTTATAACTTACTTTTCTTCTAAATTTTCATTAACTATTTCAGGAGTTTTATTGTCTGCTGGTATTATTTCGTCTTTTATTGAAACTCTCTCAGGTGTTGGTTCATTCCTTGCAGCATCTGTTTCTTGTGATTCTTCAAATTTTTCATCTTCTACTACATTATTCACTAAAACTTGATCTACTACTTcgataaatgtttttaattttttctctgTTTGAACGATGTTTTTCTGGCTATCACTGTTTAAACAATTGTCTATacctgaaatttttaaaatacatagaaatattttttatactttgcTTTTAGGAAATTTGTCGAATTTAACACTGCATGATGTGGCTAACATATTAGGAAACGGTTGTATACGTAGGTATTTTATTCATCCATTTCATGTCGTGAAATCCTGATGTGATTGATAACCAGGGTTCACAACCTGAAGCCAGGCAGTTATCGTACCAGAGCAGGGTTCACAACCTGAAGCCAGGCAGTTATCGTACCAGGGCCGTAAAATTATCGTATATGTGATCCATATACGATAAATTATCGTACAGTCAGGAAAATggctaaaaatactttaaaaatcatatgaaacgtgaaaataaaatgttgcaaacgatttatagtttaaatctTGTAAACTTGTGTTtttcaaattgaaaaaaataatacttaaaaaaataaaacttaattcaaTCTCTTCCGTCAAAGAGGAACAAAAATACGCAATATTTTCTCGTTGAACAATATGGTGTTCACTCTAAGTGATATACCTATTGTCCGTAAACAtcgcatattatttttatcacttaaaattcgttaggtattaaaatgttatcgaAGACTTCCAAATCTGCGTCACCATACAAATCGTGAATTTTTTGGCTGTGCATTCTGATGCGTTTTTGTGTTTGTACATTAACGCTTTGTTCATCTGCTGTAGTTGCCTTGTGACAGCATAAGTtcctaatagaaaaataagccAATAGATGGCACTGACACTAAAAACTGTAATTGTTATTGGGCTATCTGTGTAATCATCAAATTTTTTATCAGACTGGAAATTATCGTAAAATCTGCGTACGATAGTCATGTAACATCGTACGTAGTTATGAAATTATCGCAAAAGTACGATAATTATCGTACGGTTGTGAACCCTGTACCAGAGCCGTAAAATTATCGTATATGTGATACATATACGATAAATTATCGTACAGTCAGGAAAATgactaaaaatactttaaaaatcatatgaaacgtgaaaataaaatgttgcaaacgatttatagtttaaatctTGTAAACTTGTGTTtttcaaattgaaaaaaataatgcttaaaaaaaaataaacttaattcaaTCTCTTCCGTCAAAGAGGAACAAAAATACGCAATATTTTCTCGTTGAACAATATGGTGTTCGCTCTAAGTGTCCTGTAACCTATTGTCCGTAAACAtcgcatattatttttatcacttaaaattcgttaggtattaaaatgttatcgaAGACTTCCAAATCTGCGTCACCATACAAATCGTGAATTTTTTGGCTGTGCATTCTGATGCGTTTTTGTGTTTGTACATTAACGCTTTGTTCATCTGCTGTAGTTGCCTTGTGACAGCATAAGTtcctaatagaaaaataagccAATAGATGGCACTGACACTAAAAACTGTAATTGTTATTGGGCTATCTCTGTAATCATCAAATTTTTTATCAGACTGGAAATTATCGTAAAATCTGCGTACGATAGTCATGTACCATCGTACATCGTACGTAGTTATGAAATTATCGCAAATGTACGATAATTATCGTACGGTTGTGAACCCTGTTGATAACCCgccttttttaaaactaaacttattcaatttttataaagctCTCATGAGTGAGCAAGAGTTGATTTCcgagtaaaaaaatactgttagGAAATACCAAATTCTCATTAGTaggcaaaattttaaaaacggaCTTAACACCACaacaaaatcaataacaatcaaataaattttctatttagaTGTAAGtgattttattgaaaacacGAACCTCAAAAACCGGAAGTTTCGACTACATCAACCTTAGGTTTACTAAGGTTCATAAAATACGTTATTCCTATATGTTAACTAATTATAGAATTGCGTTTTCGAAACGTTTAGGGAGCGaaagcaatattatttttattgagagGACAAGTTTAGGTACAGGTGATTGACCGCCCGCCTAATCGCGGTATTATGGTAAGTTagcgtttttataaaattcgaGTAGAAAACGTGAATAATTTCggaaagtatttacaatattcagctacacattaataattaaaaatgaataaatagaaaatttggTAAGtttggcagtgtacctttattGATAGGTACTTATTCATTGAGAGAGGAAACCACCAAGCTCTGGGTCACTGATACTATgaactatctaccaggcgccaccttaaatctttaattagcgcctgtgcattTGTACCCCACCAGTGGCGAGAATAACGACCAGAACTCTTTTGGCAATGGAGGCCCATATAGGGAGTCACATAATTTGATTTCATGTAATCATCGAGAACGCGTTTATAATCATTTAGAATACGAGAATTACTGGCTAGTAATCCTGATAGAAGATTCAGGCGAATCAATAAAAACGCTCTATCTTTAGTTACTAGCAATAAAAATggcattttatttcttaattatacCTTTAGCCATAACGATTTACCATAACTTTATTGTCTTTACACTAATATGTTTTCACTTTAAGGTGATTTTAAATTGCAGCACCGAACTTGCACTATCTTAGATTAATCATAAAACAACCACTTCGGTTGTTTTAAATCATGCGTGAAATGCATTTATTAATTCGAATAATCCTTTATGTGTTGTGCTGTTATTATTCGGCTTTTCTGTTGGGCtgcattcattaaaaaaaactttaggcAACGTCTACGCAGAATTGCGGCTGCGGAggatttttacaaatataaagaaactgaatcggaaattaataaaacgatTACATACGTTCGcatatttaaattcttttaaagTAGATGTGttaagattaaatttattatccgAATTCCTAAGCTGTACATGGAAACTATATATTACTAGATAAAATAACTGTAAGTGATAAGTGAAGGTTCtgttcataaatataatacgttattacgttaatgtttaaaaagtatttgaaggttactataaaattaatttaaaacacgcACCTACATACAAGTAGCAGGTACATATATTAGTAGCATAATAAGGCTGGTTTATGCTTAGTTTTTGCATATCTAAATACCAACTCGCTTTAAATAGCAAATTGCGCCCTCGCTTTTgtttccttttcatttaaatatacatttatacaaagtGAGGTGTTTGCAATGTCACGTTTGTTTATTTCGTACTAAGTTATTTCGTTGCTATACCAGCTAGCGATCGTGTTAACTAAAGTGCTTAGTTTTAGCTAATTTGCCTTTGTGGATTAGTTGTACAAGGACTTGTTTACAATATGTTTAATGTCATGGCACAGTGCTTATTTTCTAAGAAACTATGTTGTACTGGCATTGAGAGAAACTACTAATAAAAGGGCGTTTTCTCATCAGCTGGGTAGCGGCGAGCATAAGTGTCGCCAAACCAAGAGAGCTGCGGTGTTTCCGCTGCTTGCAGGTATTAGCCAGCCGCTGCATGTCGGTAACCGATCGTAGCGGACTGTGCTTTCGCTGCGGTCAGCCCGATCATAGGGCAGCAGCCTGTACGGCAAAACCAAAGTGCTCGCTCGCGGAGGTGGGCAGGAAATCTGACCACAGGCTGGGAGGACCCCAGCGTGAGGGTACCTTGGTGCCGCTCATCACTTTAAAAGAAGAAGCCCACAAAGTATCCGCGCAATAATGCGCTTATGGAGTTTATCGAAATTGTAGCCAATGACCCTACAGTTACTACAGAGTAATATAGACCACTGCGCCGCAGCGCAAGACCTACTACACCAGAGTCTGGCGTAGGGGGACATTAATGTCAGCATAATATTCGAGCCctacgtaataataatataaaaactgggTGGGTGACCTCGATGGCTTGGCGGGAATCGTCGTTACACCGGCGGACGGTTCGCCAACACCTGTCCCGCTGGGTCAAGGGCTGGGAAGTCCTGACGGGGGTTGAAACCGTTTCGTACTTTCTCCCCGCCATCGTATCCGGAAATCAGCCAGAGTTCGTTAAAACTGTGCCTAACGTGGGCCCTTAGAAGCTTAGATATGATGCAACTAGCCATGACTGTTCAGGCTTGGTTCCCCAATCCAGAACTTATAATTACCGAGGACGAGGCAATGTGGTTACGTGGCGGGCCCGTGGCAATCCTATCCGACGCCGCGATGCAGCTTCTCTGCTGTGGCGAGATGCGGACAATTAATAACGCTGTTACCGTGTCCTGCCTCTGGCGATCACTGGTGGCTCTGTTGGGTTTTATTGGGTATGGACAGCAGCAGCCGAGCAGCCGCCTAGCGGGAGGCGTAGCATTTCTCCACGAAAACAAACGGCATTTAGAGAAACAAGGTTACCTAATTGCATATGTATCTAAACAATCTCATTGCGAGATTATAAGAGATCATACAGAGGAACTTTTCAACTAATCGATTAGCTTGAGTGAAAAGCTTTATTTGCCCCTGATTGATTACATATTAGCTCGCGAAAGTGCAATTTAAAGTCCATCAATCAAGAAGcattaattgatataaataaaaagttgcaAAGCATACTTATGTTCAAGATACTAACAAACCTTTGGCTGGCCAATCCGAgtcattgtttaaaaatatagaattataACTAGGTAATTGTacgttttcatttattttatcactgTTAGGAAGCATCTCAGTAGAATAGTGGCTGTCCAAACTCAAGTGATTCTTGTGATTAACATATGTATTCTGGACTTTTTCCTCTGCCGCATAGTTTTCATTATTTGTCTCCGATTTGGCGCCatctaaaaagaaaatttattttgattgtttGCTAGCCCAGCTAAATCGTTGAACACGTTTATTGGGATTCCAATTCTTTAAATCCCCGTGAAATATTTTAGCAtctatatcaatattatctaCTATTTACATGTCTTTAAATTCCTTTTTACCTCTCTTTACGATAAAccttataaaactattatgtAGAATTTTATACTCAaagtgtaaaattttattagctAAGGTCAGAAGATACTATCTATTAAAAGCAGTAATTTGTGCTAGCAGTATTAAGTGTACTCCCTTGATTGACATATAGACACCTAAATGCCTTACGTCTCATGCTATGCTATAATTAGATATTGATTCAGTCTTTAGTTGAGCTATCAAGATTTTAGAACCTATATTAGATACAAGGTTacaaagaaaatacttttaattaagatatatagatataagaaCTATATGAGACTATTACAAAGAGCGAAAACCAAATAGTTTCCAATTTTCTAGCAATGCAATTGTATCTTAAAGTTTACCCGTTTTTTCAGCTTAAATTATTTCGATTTCCAAAATAGTGTTTCATagagaaatttaattataaaaaggtGTGTTTACCGAATATGGACGGCCGAATATGGATAGCAAATAGAggttttagattatttttgtcCTTCGTTACCTAGATACAGTAGTAAGGGACATGCATGTAAAAAGTTTGCGATAAGAAAAAGTGGTATGTTCGTTTTCTAGATAGTAAGGGGTGGTAAGTCATTGTTTCCGACGAACACGGCCGCGGCACTTAACATTTCCTCGAAGGAAGACGACAGCAAAAGTAAGATAAAGTTTTACTTCAGTTTCAACTCAAAAATTAttacgtatataaaaaaaattactatgtCATATACTTTAatgtgattaatttaaaatgataatatattaattaattgttatagatataccaattaatttatttattatcatacaGGCGTCCAAAACATTAACTTagcttattatattatttgaattttataaaaaaatcaatttaagaAAGAATCAAGTCAAATGTGAAACTATGCCtatgaacaattaatatacaaGATTGCAAATCATTGAAACCTAATTAACGCTAGTCGCTGAGAGAAATAAAAACTGGACAAAAAGGCCTAGACAAGGATATCCTTCCAGGGATGGAAAGGCTACCTTAAACTTCGAGTAAGTAGAGTTTATTTGGTAATTACTATTACCAAATAACGAGACATCAGGTCCTTATATTAGCGATATCTTGTTACATTCCATCGTgtgttagtaaaaataacacaacCTGTTTAGTACAAAATACTTATGGCTACATATatagaacaataaataatttttcagtcATTTACGAAATTccagttaattaattaattgtcgTTTAGGAATAATTGCAAGTCTTTTAGCCGTCATGACATGTTGTAGTGCTTTAATACagcgtaaatatttaattaaatatttggtgTAATCTGAACTAAAATGCTCTATTTAGTTTTGTATTGTTGTACCTGTTGCATCACTCCGAGCGTCTGCCATAACTGGAGCGCTGCTTGTGCAGCCCATGGTTTGTGCAGCTTTATGCCATTTTCAATTTACGAGTACGTGTGGGTAAGTTTTGACTAGTACGTCACAAGTCTGCGAGTTAACAACTTGAACTAAACTCGACTGCGCACTCAAGATTGTATCGTATATATACCCATTAGGTACGCCGTACGGGAGGAAAAAGCCCACTCAGCTGACCTCGCCACTCGCAACCCCCTTCGcgtttttcaaattaaacgaGTGTAAGTAAAGCATTCTTCCACACTGACGCAATTACTGTTtagattttgtttttcataCAACCTTCGTGCATTAATTCTTTTGTTGAAACGAAACCcactaattataataacttagcACTTAACTCTATAGTAAAAGCTGTAGTAAACGCTCAATAAATAGCCACTTAATTCAATCATTGAAAGGCAAAAAAAggtgataaattatttgatttgattgtAATAAAGAAACATCAATATACCATTTCTATTTATGACTCACTCGCTGAGcaacacattttatattttaaacagcAACCTAATTGGAgttatgaattaaatttactcTACTACTTTATATCCtaagcaaaaaatataacattttgaatatatttaataagaatttcGTAATgcatatttttggttaaatacgaacaatacaaataaaatcgcTGAACAATTACATCGAATACATAAATCAAAACAAGGCAAGTCTAAAATTATAGGCGAGCACAGGGACACGGGCCTGCTTCAGCAATTACTAGGTCCCCGCTGAGGGCAATGGCTTCGATTTCAACGGCTGCTCCGAGCGGTAACCTAGCCACCTGATACGTGGCACGCGCTGGGGGGTCCTTAGGAAAATCTACAACAAAACGGATATTATCGATACTGCTACCGTAGTTGAGACTTTAACGGCACTTGTTTTGTGTAGGCAGTCATTGTTTAGATTTCCgaagaaaacaaatttaatgtttCCATTACGAAGGAACTAGACAAAGAGTTCACTTTCGAGAAAAATCATAAGTACGATACCGAACAGACATGCGTAACTATTAagtacaattataatatttatgaatgttaacagttaattatgtataatttgaGGAACCTAAAACTCTTTTTCGTAGGTAGGTAAGCATTAGGTATTTACACCTAAATGTTTAGCGTAGAGCCTCCGTCCATCTTCAAAAAAGAGTTTATCAGTTTTAACTAGACGTATGTGATATTGTTGGAATGTATGATCTACTTAGGGCCAAGCATTCCAAGCATATGTGTTAAATTTCGATAGTGTaatgtgtatgtatgtatgtttgtccACAAATTCCTTGGAAATTAAAAGTCATGTCAACATTGTCCATTTGATTTAAACCAGGTATATTCTAAAATAgagaattaatttataaaaatggtttgtagtttttgagatatcGGTAACAGCGTATTTCTGAAGGGTACATGTATACCAAGGAAATAATAATGCCTTTTATAAGATGTACCTACCTATTTGTAAGATGCAAAGCAAATTCAAACGAATGTGACTTTAAAAAGCTTACATTGGGCATATATTTGATTAACTACTTGAAAGTCGTCTAAATTGGCCAAAAGAATAGTGGTTTTAATGACGCCTGGTAATGATGACCCTCCAGCTTCTAGAACGTGTTTCATATTGTCCAGTGCCTGCTTAGCTTGAGCTTCAGCACCGCCGCAGACTAATTGAGCTTGTTGATCCAACCCGAGGACTCCAGATATATACAGAGTTTTGCCAGATAGGATTGCTtggctaaaatatattttaattgaatagtTGAAGATCACTATTTACTTAACATACTATAGAAAAGAAGACAGACAGAAAGTGTACCTactgattttaaaacattaaatatgcGTGAAATTAGATGCAACGATAATAGGTAAgagttttatatacattttactaACAAGACATATCTACCAGCTGGCAGCCATCTTTTATTATCTTAAACGATGTAATGCCCGTGACATTGATAACCTTTGAAAAAGCAATTTAAAGAACACACAGCCATACTTAGAGTCgtacattaaattataagcaattacaattattacctTAGGAACGGATACGGAtgcaaatgtaatattattagttaacaACTGATGTAAGAATAACTTTTTAGGTATTATTGTAGTTATGGTGAACTTATTCGTATACCTTTAACAATAAATGAGCGACTGAGGTAGGTATATGAGGTATGCCTGTTTGTTCGACTAATTTAAATAGCTTATAGTTTAAGGCGTCTTAAATAAGTCgcatatttcattaaaaatatctattacaTTTTAGTAGAATAATGTGTACTGCCAACCTGTATGGTCCAACGGGTTTATAAATTTCCGGAGAAGTGACTATCGTTTTGGTTACTTTGTGTGAGTTAGATCCGTCGATCGTTGTCATTTTCACTCGTTCTACTGCACGTCTATCGGTTAATTTTATTCTGATGCCGTAATTTAAGGGCTTATACTTTACTGGTATAATTTTGATACGAActaattatctttatttacaTGCCTAcacgaataaaatttttactacTGCCATGAATTAATTATGATGTTTGgtgtcaaaataaaatatgttacaataaaaaggTAAAGGTTTTTATAGGCATTAGAACTGATTATATCTACCGGCCCACAGAATGCTTTGGTTAAATTATatcttttgaagttatacttctttaggcgcgttatgaaaaattgatgagagtgaaatttaacgatgcgcgcgcaccgtgacacaaaattaacagaatgaagttgcctacggaagatgctacggcattggacataatttaaaaacaacattcgaataataatataatttacattacacttaatgtaagagaataataataaatatttatttattaaatttttcaaatgtaaaatgaactttattgactataatgactccttttccagtctttgattatttaattgtaattaattatttgcatgcaattaaaaacaatttttgatgAAGGGCCCATAGTGAATTGGTCGCCAACTTTCAGGCAGCCGCCTGGAGTTTCCTGACTTTAATTCAAAACCGAGTTAAGATTATTGTCTTtctctgttttacttttacaaattattaatgaactCTGAAAGCTGACGCCTGACAATGACAGTTGATACTTAATTGATGTTTGACTTTGATCAGGATTtggataaatattttgaattttgaaatttgaattttgaatacatacttaatacttattaaaaagaCTATCTATTTGCTAATTATAATGAAGTCGTCGTAAACTATTATAATTCTGCATTAGTTATTCTTATATTCCacgagatattaaaatattaactatggAAGAGCAAAATATAGTAAACATAAGAACTAATAATCGTAACATGCTTCAATTAAATCGTCAAATACACAGGGACGAAATAAATGATGTTCGAAGATCGGTTATTAGTCGGTGagaatatttactatttttatattcgttttatatagatatacattaTACGCCTATACAGCATGCACATTGCACAAGCCACCTGGTGCCTGAGGGCTAAGGCTAAGTTGCAAATTACATTGCGTGCGACAAAGCGTCacgacttaaaaaatatataatcttacTTTTATCTGCAGTTTGATTTTCTAAAGAGTTGATCTAAAGAGttgatttattacttaaatcaGAGGAGTCAAGATGTTTGCTGGTCCACCAGAGACTTAGAAATgcattttataattgatatgTCTGTAGGTATACAACCGAGGATgttttagatattattaaaaagctaaAAACTAAGACATCTATAACATCAAAGGAATTAAATCAGCTTAAAAACGCTCTTATGAATGAACCACATAATATTGAATTAGTGCTTGGTCTACATGGGGCAATAAGAGGCATTGTAGGAGAGTTAACAggtttgtaaatataatattatgtgcaATATTAACATAAGGCGTATCCTGAGATTATACATTGTCAACTTAATATTGAAAGATAAAACTGTGTTgtaataattagtatttatttgatatatagtaggtaaaaatatataaaaaatttcaggAACTGATATAAAAAAGCAATGTGCTGCAGCGGGATGCCTATGTAACTTATCAATGGGGGACAGCAAGGCTTGTTTTACCATCTGTCGAGCTACTGGCACATATTTAGTGGCAGCTGTTGATAATATGGCTACAGAACTAGCAGTAAGATGTTTACAAGTATCacacattaaataatatcagAACCGGTTGGTACTgataagaattaaataaaaattaaaataacccCATTCATTAAAAGGCATTAAAGGGCTAAcctaaatatagtttaaataacttatacACTTCAATCAGCACCatcttttttgtattataagcATTTGCAAATAGTCTTATGTTGCATCCTAAGTTGTatgtaataattgtataaattctTTAATCAAGGGCGTCTTAAGAACCGTGACAGAACAAGGTCTGAAATTCAGATCCAGCAAAACTAAACTACATACAATGCATTTACTATTATTGCATTTTACAGTAGATATACTTTATATTGCTTAAATTCCAGGTGACCTGTGTATGGACTTTGGGAAATTTGGCTGCATCAAGTATGAAAACATGCGACATGTTAATCTCACAAGGAGCTTTATCAAAAGTAATAGACATTCATCCAAATAACGAGTTACAAGATGCTTGCTTATATGCCCtcaaacattttgtttatcaGCTGGGAGATAAGCTAAAGTATGTTATTTTTCTAGATATATAGTAGATactatagtaatattatatattaattttatattataattatctataatcATATGTGCAGtagtaatgtattaaaaatctcTATTTTAGGGTAAGTGATCTGCGCACTATCATTCAAGCACTGTCAAAGTTCCAGCTAAATACAGAGTCATGCCAAGTTTTCTTTATACTTTCTTGTCATGAATATTTCACTGAAATCTTAACGGAAGATATTATCTTATTTCTGTTAAAGAATTTGATTAAATACATGGAGGAATGTCTATTATGTGAAGAGGCACAACTATGTTGTGAGTTAGTGTATATTTGCAGGACCTTAGCAAatacaaatgaaaaaatatttgaatacattttagacttttttataaaaaaaaatgcaagtggtttatgtaaaaaagtattatttattgagaattcttttgtaaataattcaCTACTGTGGTTGTTTGGTAACATTTATAATACCTGTAAGGATAATGAGTTTTTCACTTTAATAGctgattgtaattaaaaatgttaggtatgttataaattttttgaaatgtacaaaaattagtaataagcaaatatttatatattttttacccagtttttaattatccatgatatttgaataaacaaattatattttcgaaaattttatcaaataaataccaacTCCCCGTATAGATAagctagtttaatatattGGGGTTGTATTATATCAAAGATTACATTGGTTTGCGAGTGCATTAACAAAATACCTATCGTAtcataatatttgaattatgaatacacaataatatttaaatttgaaattttcattacGATACGATG contains these protein-coding regions:
- the LOC125049103 gene encoding uncharacterized protein LOC125049103 isoform X1, producing MGCTSSAPVMADARSDATDGAKSETNNENYAAEEKVQNTYVNHKNHLSLDSHYSTEMLPNSDKINENVQLPSYNSIFLNNDSDWPAKGIDNCLNSDSQKNIVQTEKKLKTFIEVVDQVLVNNVVEDEKFEESQETDAARNEPTPERVSIKDEIIPADNKTPEIVNENLEEKDEVMNILEHESPTQSENRSTRWEALADIAAELPPSLAVDPVTGQIYSLTK
- the LOC125049103 gene encoding uncharacterized protein LOC125049103 isoform X2, producing the protein MTRIGQPKVCIDNCLNSDSQKNIVQTEKKLKTFIEVVDQVLVNNVVEDEKFEESQETDAARNEPTPERVSIKDEIIPADNKTPEIVNENLEEKDEVMNILEHESPTQSENRSTRWEALADIAAELPPSLAVDPVTGQIYSLTK